One genomic region from bacterium encodes:
- a CDS encoding ATP-binding cassette domain-containing protein, translating to MIAVNHISFDYVSEQGAFRRVLEDVSLEIAAGDFIAVMGANGSGKSTLARCLNGLLLPSTGEVLVDGLNTRDADQLRRIRRRVAMLFQNPDNQIVSATVEREIAFGLENLGVEYEEMHRRVEQMLSRFQLQPFRLKSPHYLSGGEKQRLALASVLAMEPDYLILDEPTSLLDPAGRREMLRLFKEWHGQPATPRRAMVLITQFPEEALLADRLLILQRGRMVMDGPPQELLRRTEELAGLGLDSPVCFKLQQLLGPLNSACERCP from the coding sequence TTGATTGCTGTTAATCACATATCGTTTGATTATGTCTCGGAGCAGGGCGCGTTCCGCCGGGTGCTGGAAGATGTGTCGCTGGAAATCGCTGCCGGCGATTTTATCGCCGTCATGGGCGCCAACGGCAGCGGCAAAAGCACGCTGGCCCGCTGTCTCAATGGACTGCTGCTGCCATCCACCGGCGAGGTGCTGGTGGACGGCTTGAACACCCGGGATGCGGACCAGTTGCGCCGGATCCGCCGCCGCGTGGCCATGCTCTTTCAGAATCCGGACAACCAGATCGTCTCCGCCACGGTGGAGCGCGAGATCGCCTTCGGCCTGGAGAACCTCGGTGTAGAGTATGAGGAGATGCATCGCCGTGTGGAACAAATGCTGAGCCGTTTTCAGCTGCAACCCTTTCGGCTAAAGTCGCCCCATTATCTCTCCGGCGGCGAAAAACAGCGGCTGGCCCTGGCCTCTGTTCTGGCTATGGAGCCCGATTATCTGATCCTGGATGAACCCACCTCCCTGTTGGATCCTGCCGGCCGCAGGGAGATGCTGCGGCTGTTCAAGGAGTGGCATGGCCAGCCGGCAACACCCCGCCGGGCCATGGTGTTGATCACCCAGTTTCCCGAAGAAGCGCTGCTGGCCGACCGCCTCCTGATCCTGCAGCGCGGCCGCATGGTGATGGACGGCCCTCCGCAAGAGTTGCTGCGCCGCACCGAGGAACTGGCCGGCCTGGGTCTGGATTCTCCGGTTTGTTTTAAACTGCAGCAATTGCTCGGCCCCTTGAATTCCGCTTGCGAACGTTGCCCTTGA